In the genome of Cryptomeria japonica chromosome 8, Sugi_1.0, whole genome shotgun sequence, one region contains:
- the LOC131049663 gene encoding probable leucine-rich repeat receptor-like protein kinase At1g35710, whose product MAISLQKLCLVIVSVFSVFFPFSHPTLLSHALMPVRCPAHESEALLRFKAAFNDSQGYFSSWVNGTDCCTMWTGISCNIQTNNVVSLRVSPLGSIQGVISANLCQLPFLTSLSISGVTGTATTPPCLGNLSSLEFLDLYGNGFSGSIPTSICLLTHLTHLGLSSNNFNGSIPSCFGNLASLRNLHLADNQLSGSIPASLGNLSFLVFLTLYKNQVSGMLPDSVGNLSSLTYLLLSYNQFSGSIPASLGSLSFLGYLGICNNQLSGSIPASLGNLSSLSRLDLGANHLNGSIPASLGKLSSLWYLILHNNQLSGSIPASLGSLTLLRSLYLENNQLTGSIPESLGNLLLLGFLDIRNNQLTGTIPLSFAQLSSLTEFKADGNRFNESISSWSLPASLVNLYLSLNHNQSISETFFHNLTILKYLHISDCVLSIRRTWIPPFQLNQLSLVSCTIGHGEFPLWISTQFSLDALELVNIGLIGEIPSWLWETNLLLNSLNLSRNHLEGSLFSNTSIWMQLVILDVSRNGLRGHIPSTWGPNMTILLLNDNLFSGNIPPSLSILSQLQLLNLANNNFTGVIPTSLSKCSSLSVLNLGNNSLKGILPLEFSQLSELYSLVVHNNKLNGSFPPSLVNCTKLQVLDIGNNLFEGEIPIEITNLSGLRVLVMKGNNFIGSIPQEIGQLKNLQILLLSSNHISGSIPQTIVSLQAMAIESQYGFILSTSQVPYRDGLDMTLKGTDQHYTYILSTLTSLDLSNNELEGEVTSNLGNLKGLRLLNLSMNNLNGTIPSSLGEMNQLESLDLSRNYFSGKVPAELESLNYLGSLNLSNNNLSGCIPQGRHITGTFGESSYSGNPNLWGCPLPKNCSWPQFSHAPLVLVTKENKNKKSIEYVWYSIALGLSCGAGFGVIILLIFIKESTRRIYFDKVDEILKYLFPWMKNLTV is encoded by the coding sequence ATGGCCATCTCTTTACAGAAGCTCTGTTTAGTTATCGTCTCAGTTTTTAGTGTATTCTTCCCCTTTTCACACCCTACACTTCTTTCCCATGCATTAATGCCCGTCAGATGTCCTGCCCACGAATCTGAAGCTCTGCTCCGATTCAAAGCGGCCTTCAATGACTCCCAAGGCTATTTCAGTTCGTGGGTAAATGGAACAGACTGCTGTACCATGTGGACCGGCATATCCTGCAACATTCAGACCAACAACGTTGTCTCTCTTCGTGTAAGCCCTTTGGGCTCCATTCAAGGTGTGATCTCTGCGAACCTGTGTCAACTTCCTTTTCTCACATCACTGAGCATAAGCGGAGTAACAGGTACTGCCACTACTCCTCCCTGTTTGGGAAACCTCTCTTCTCTTGAATTTTTAGATTTATATGGAAATGGGTTTAGTGGGTCAATTCCCACTTCCATTTGTTTGCTCACCCACCTTACACACCTTGGTCTTTCTAGCAATAACTTCAATGGAAGCATACCTTCCTGCTTTGGcaatcttgcttctttaagaaaCCTTCACCTTGCTGATAACCAACTTAGTGGAAGCATACCCGCTTCTCTGGGTAATCTATCTTTCTTAGTTTTCCTCACTCTTTACAAGAATCAAGTCAGTGGAATGCTACCAGATTCTGTGGGTAACCTCTCTTCTTTAACTTACCTCCTCCTTAGTTACAACCAATTTAGTGGAAGCATACCGGCTTCTCTAGGTAGTCTGTCTTTCTTAGGGTACCTTGGAATTTGTAACAACCAACTCAGTGGAAGCATACCAGCTTCTCTGGGCAATCTTTCTTCTTTAAGTCGCCTTGATCTAGGTGCCAACCATCTTAATGGAAGCATACCGGCTTCTCTGGGTAAACTTTCTTCTTTATGGTACCTAATCCTTCATAACAACCAGCTTAGTGGTAGCATACCAGCTTCTCTTGGAAGTCTCACTTTGTTGAGGTCATTATACCTTGAAAATAATCAATTGACTGGTAGCATTCCAGAGTCCTTGGGCAATCTCCTTTTACTTGGTTTCTTGGATATTAGAAATAACCAACTAACTGGGACCATTCCCCTTTCATTTGCTCAACTTTCCTCCCTTACTGAGTTCAAAGCTGATGGCAATCGTTTCAATGAAAGCATCTCTTCTTGGTCACTTCCAGCTTCTTTAGTTAATCTATACCTGTCACTAAACCATAACCAATCAATTTCTGAAACTTTCTTTCACAACCTTACAATTCTAAAGTATCTGCATATATCCGACTGTGTGCTAAGTATTAGAAGAACTTGGATTCCACCCTTCCAATTAAATCAGTTATCTTTAGTGTCATGTACTATTGGTCATGGTGAATTTCCACTTTGGATTTCAACACAATTCTCACTTGATGCACTGGAATTAGTTAACATTGGTCTTATAGGAGAAATTCCCTCTTGGCTATGGGAAACCAATCTTCTATTGAACTCTCTAAATCTTTCAAGAAACCATTTGGAAGGAAGCCTATTCTCAAATACTTCAATATGGATGCAACTAGTAATACTAGATGTGTCTAGAAATGGATTGAGAGGCCACATTCCATCAACGTGGGGTCCAAATATGACAATATTGTTGCTCAATGATAATTTATTCAGTGGCAATATTCCTCCAAGTTTGAGTATATTATCTCAACTTCAGCTATTAAATCTTGCAAACAACAACTTTACTGGAGTGATCCCTACAAGCTTGTCCAAATGTTCTTCCCTTAGTGTCCTAAATTTGGGAAATAATAGTTTGAAGGGAATCTTACCCCTTGAATTTAGTCAATTGAGTGAATTGTATTCATTAGTTGTTCACAATAATAAGTTGAATGGATCATTCCCTCCTTCATTAGTAAATTGTACAAAACTACAAGTTCTTGATATTGGGAACAACTTATTTGAAGGTGAAATACCAATAGAAATTACAAATCTTTCAGGACTAAGAGTATTGGTAATGAAGGGAAATAATTTTATAGGTAGTATTCCTCAAGAGATTGGTCAACTGAAGAATCTTCAAATCTTGCTTCTTTCTTCCAATCATATCTCAGGTTCAATTCCACAAACAATTGTATCATTGCAAGCAATGGCAATAGAAAGCCAATATGGTTTTATATTGTCCACTTCCCAAGTTCCTTATCGAGATGGATTGGATATGACTTTAAAAGGCACAGATCAGCATTACACATATATTCTTTCCACTCTCACATCCCTAGATCTCTCAAACAATGAATTGGAGGGAGAAGTTACTTCTAATTTGGGGAATTTGAAAGGTTTGAGGCTTCTAAATCTTTCAATGAACAATTTGAATGGGACCATTCCAAGTAGTTTGGGAGAAATGAATCAATTGGAATCATTAGACCTTTCAAGAAATTATTTTTCAGGAAAAGTCCCTGCAGAGCTTGAATCTCTAAACTATTTGGGTTCACTAAATCTATCAAACAACAATCTTTCAGGATGTATACCACAAGGACGACATATAACTGGCACATTTGGAGAATCTTCTTATTCAGGGAATCCTAATTTGTGGGGGTGTCCCCTACCCAAAAATTGTTCTTGGCCACAATTTTCTCATGCTCCTCTAGTGCTAGTTaccaaagaaaataaaaacaaaaaaagcaTTGAATATGTATGGTATTCTATAGCACTAGGATTGTCTTGTGGAGCAGGTTTTGGGGTGATAATCTTATTGATCTTCATAAAAGAGAGTACAAGGAGGATATATTTTGATAAAGTTGATGAAATCCTAAAGTATCTATTTCCATGGATGAAGAATCTAACAGTATGA